In Edaphobacter dinghuensis, a genomic segment contains:
- a CDS encoding O-antigen ligase family protein, whose translation MDAENVKYGQINGIAFAVGFFFSFRLCIVLMSVRLLAIEPSAGTGLNLGLEVLLLALVCFDSLGAMHTTFRSMLRLSSIRWGVIFLLISGCSLTWSDTASLPTSTVYWCGLVTDATIMILLLRSDSTLRVSHSLMKGFIWSACCLALVAWIMPAQADLRLGDEQFFNTNEIGNLCAFAIFFAQYLMRQRDGQWRVVQSFLIITLFRSLSKTTLVAFLVSESFLVIKDRSINRKTKALLMTTAIALILIFWKLFENYYNIYTTTGNQAETLTGRTAIWLYVVSAMSTHPWTLWIGHGFDSWWKIVPPFGGDLFEARHAENEFLQQFYAYGVLGVVILAEVYWSLYQQIRSLRPGAIRILFQSILLFILIRGLAEANPFDLLLPLWAVVMISFQVEDVRTSPKRSYMNMAVQQFPAAVFSQNLSIVNEDST comes from the coding sequence ATGGACGCAGAGAATGTCAAATACGGGCAAATCAATGGCATAGCATTTGCGGTCGGTTTTTTTTTCTCTTTCCGTCTATGTATTGTTCTAATGTCCGTACGCCTTTTAGCCATTGAGCCAAGTGCAGGCACTGGACTAAATTTGGGCCTGGAAGTGCTATTGCTTGCTCTAGTCTGTTTTGATTCGCTCGGCGCCATGCACACGACGTTTCGCTCTATGCTAAGGCTATCGAGTATTCGTTGGGGTGTTATTTTCCTTTTGATTTCTGGTTGCAGCCTAACTTGGAGCGATACTGCTTCCCTGCCGACTTCTACTGTCTATTGGTGTGGGCTCGTCACTGACGCCACGATTATGATTTTGCTCCTTCGCAGCGACTCGACACTGAGAGTGTCTCATTCGCTCATGAAGGGATTTATATGGAGTGCATGTTGTCTCGCGCTGGTTGCGTGGATCATGCCTGCTCAAGCCGATCTTCGACTTGGAGATGAACAGTTTTTTAATACAAATGAGATTGGAAATCTCTGTGCCTTCGCGATTTTCTTTGCGCAATATCTCATGCGTCAAAGAGACGGGCAATGGCGGGTCGTTCAATCATTTCTCATAATTACTCTGTTTCGCAGCCTGAGCAAGACAACGTTGGTGGCCTTTCTAGTGAGCGAAAGCTTTCTCGTTATTAAAGATCGCTCCATTAACCGGAAGACAAAAGCTCTTCTTATGACCACTGCAATTGCGCTCATACTCATTTTCTGGAAACTTTTTGAAAATTACTACAATATCTATACAACCACTGGCAACCAAGCAGAGACGCTTACAGGCCGTACTGCCATCTGGCTTTATGTTGTGAGCGCAATGTCGACTCATCCGTGGACCTTGTGGATAGGACACGGCTTTGACTCGTGGTGGAAGATTGTACCTCCTTTTGGAGGAGATCTATTCGAAGCACGACACGCAGAAAATGAATTTTTGCAGCAGTTTTATGCCTATGGCGTGCTGGGTGTCGTCATACTCGCGGAGGTATATTGGAGCCTGTACCAACAAATTCGCAGCCTTCGTCCAGGGGCAATAAGGATTCTTTTTCAGAGCATCTTGCTTTTTATACTCATTCGTGGCCTGGCTGAAGCCAATCCGTTTGATCTACTGCTTCCACTCTGGGCGGTCGTGATGATTAGTTTTCAGGTAGAAGATGTGCGCACCTCGCCGAAGCGAAGCTACATGAATATGGCTGTTCAGCAATTTCCTGCGGCGGTATTTTCTCAGAATCTATCGATCGTAAATGAAGATTCAACTTAA
- a CDS encoding phytanoyl-CoA dioxygenase family protein, which yields MKPFREMKAHDLTSSTLQEEIDSRGYVLVRGLLPRDHVTQLLGKITQILSAAGWLLPGYDPLEHIADLSAACGDPNPTFKQTYQNIFNLELFHALPHHPVLQQVMKMLVGNQLLIHPKPIGRLIFPHCKHLTVHAHQDYRFMGGDTECFTVWIPLHDCPVDVGPLRVVEGSHHLGYMKHDDENLRIPEIPTNADLGGDWVGGQINAGDVLIFHSLTVHAASPNISNQLRISLDCRFQNYERILNPANLVFAGDSGKSWEKTYAGWSSDALKYYWRRLPLELHPSKVEIEQLSKMADSPAKQARYNRMLSQLN from the coding sequence ATGAAGCCCTTTCGTGAAATGAAGGCGCATGATCTCACTTCGAGCACCCTACAAGAGGAAATTGACTCTAGAGGGTATGTGCTTGTGCGAGGATTATTGCCTCGTGACCACGTCACTCAGCTGCTCGGGAAGATTACGCAAATTCTCTCCGCTGCAGGCTGGCTTCTGCCAGGTTACGATCCGCTGGAACACATTGCTGATCTCAGTGCGGCCTGCGGTGATCCAAATCCGACGTTTAAACAGACCTATCAGAACATTTTCAACCTTGAACTATTTCATGCACTGCCGCATCATCCGGTTTTGCAACAGGTTATGAAAATGTTGGTGGGTAACCAGCTTTTGATTCATCCAAAACCGATTGGTCGATTGATTTTCCCACACTGTAAGCACCTCACCGTTCATGCACATCAAGATTATCGATTCATGGGCGGAGATACTGAATGCTTCACTGTGTGGATTCCGCTTCACGATTGCCCAGTCGATGTGGGACCTCTTCGAGTTGTGGAAGGCTCTCATCATCTCGGTTATATGAAACACGATGATGAGAATCTTCGTATCCCTGAAATTCCAACAAATGCTGATCTTGGAGGCGATTGGGTAGGCGGTCAAATCAATGCAGGCGATGTGCTCATCTTTCACAGTCTAACTGTGCATGCAGCATCTCCGAATATTTCGAATCAACTTCGTATTTCACTTGATTGCAGATTTCAAAACTACGAACGAATATTAAATCCAGCTAATCTGGTTTTTGCCGGAGATTCCGGCAAGTCCTGGGAAAAGACATATGCAGGCTGGAGCTCCGACGCCCTAAAGTATTACTGGAGGAGATTGCCTCTTGAACTCCATCCCTCCAAAGTTGAGATAGAACAGCTTTCGAAGATGGCAGATTCCCCCGCGAAGCAAGCGCGATATAACAGGATGCTGAGTCAGCTCAATTAA
- a CDS encoding response regulator transcription factor, with protein MVHEMELTTEAQNEILPTVSLGTILIIEDDPRMQKVLRRIFTEECYVAIVAGDGQTGLDLFRREHPLAVILDLILPNISGRELCQTFKGLSTETPIIVLSAITEVADKVLLLELGADDYVTKPFSPRELTARVQAAIRRQRKPAPPTIYRFADCEVDFKKMTVRRSGRPVVLTAHEFKLLKFFTENAERVLTRDVLLNEVWGYNFYPTTRTVDNQILKLRQKLEPDSANPKHLLTIYGAGYKFVP; from the coding sequence ATGGTCCATGAGATGGAATTGACAACAGAAGCCCAAAACGAAATCCTACCGACGGTCAGCCTCGGCACCATCCTTATCATTGAAGATGATCCTCGCATGCAAAAGGTGCTGCGCAGGATCTTTACTGAGGAGTGCTATGTCGCTATTGTCGCGGGCGACGGTCAAACCGGGCTGGATTTGTTTCGCCGAGAGCATCCACTCGCAGTGATCCTCGATCTAATCCTTCCCAATATTTCCGGACGAGAACTCTGTCAAACTTTCAAGGGACTTTCCACTGAAACTCCGATCATAGTGCTCAGCGCAATTACGGAAGTCGCGGATAAAGTGTTGCTTCTTGAATTGGGAGCCGATGATTATGTCACTAAACCTTTTAGCCCAAGGGAACTCACAGCCAGGGTCCAGGCCGCCATCCGCAGACAACGTAAGCCGGCACCTCCGACGATCTACCGCTTCGCTGATTGTGAAGTTGACTTTAAGAAAATGACCGTACGACGCAGTGGGAGGCCTGTCGTTCTCACTGCTCACGAATTCAAACTCCTGAAGTTTTTCACCGAAAATGCCGAACGCGTCCTCACACGCGATGTTCTACTTAATGAAGTCTGGGGATATAATTTCTATCCAACTACCCGTACCGTGGATAATCAGATCCTGAAGTTACGTCAAAAGCTGGAGCCGGATTCAGCAAATCCGAAGCATCTGCTGACAATTTATGGCGCAGGATACAAATTTGTCCCATGA
- a CDS encoding sensor histidine kinase, whose protein sequence is MAQDTNLSHDVHTDQCPEAEALRQVTRTREKQGLRTYVLLIVTMALVIALVTGTSLLLIRHQLREQVTDDFSQDLDHSVVAFQNLQAERLGALERENALLAKLPTLKALMTSGDDLTIQDGAAEFWQLSGTDLFMLADPSGRVVAAYARNAPDDNTLRQGMKILLASATKRYLIDGRSLYACAIRPLYFGSDQAGTLLGYVLSGVSIERTVRQISQPTGVEATFLSGGQIVASTLTPDVQASLAKQSSALSGISRRPAVVKLGNAQFLSATEDLSATATSPLQLVVLKSFEPAERSISRIDRMVLVIGLLALLSGTMLMIVISRLVTRPLEELSRSVRAFGSGDVKHRVPRHGTQEVRQLSTAFASMRNEIQKANQKVLESERLATIGRMASSVSHDLRHYLAAIFANSEFLASDRLSAKERTEIFGDIRTAVNGTTDMIESLLIFSRTGTSVRRQPELMATLVERATALVRAHPDADGVTLTTNYGEPTETAVVVDGKQIERAISNLLLNACQSVRNIGASAKVVIALETQEHQIIVNVIDNGPGVPEKIRKSLFDPFVSEGKHKGTGLGLTLAHCIAIEHGGNVVLLSSRPGETIFQMKVTREVPMQNTLPASEDNRHDQVIPDENVRT, encoded by the coding sequence ATGGCGCAGGATACAAATTTGTCCCATGACGTTCATACCGACCAATGTCCAGAAGCTGAAGCTCTCAGGCAAGTAACGCGCACACGAGAGAAGCAGGGCCTTCGAACGTATGTGCTTCTTATCGTCACCATGGCGTTAGTGATCGCTCTTGTGACCGGAACTAGTCTTTTGTTGATTCGCCACCAGTTGAGAGAGCAGGTGACAGACGATTTCTCCCAGGATCTGGATCACTCGGTCGTTGCCTTCCAGAACCTGCAGGCCGAGAGGCTGGGAGCCCTGGAGCGTGAGAATGCCCTCCTTGCAAAATTGCCCACCCTGAAAGCACTCATGACTAGTGGAGACGATCTTACGATTCAGGATGGAGCCGCCGAGTTTTGGCAACTCAGTGGTACCGATCTCTTTATGCTTGCCGATCCAAGCGGACGGGTTGTGGCAGCCTATGCAAGAAATGCTCCGGACGATAATACGCTTCGCCAAGGAATGAAGATTTTACTGGCTTCTGCGACGAAGCGCTATTTGATCGATGGTAGATCACTGTACGCCTGTGCGATACGCCCGCTCTATTTCGGCAGCGATCAAGCTGGAACGCTATTGGGATATGTTTTGAGTGGTGTTTCTATTGAACGCACGGTGCGACAAATCAGCCAGCCAACCGGGGTAGAAGCGACTTTTCTGAGTGGTGGTCAAATCGTAGCCAGTACGCTTACGCCAGATGTGCAGGCAAGTTTGGCGAAGCAATCCAGCGCTCTTTCCGGCATATCCCGAAGACCTGCTGTAGTGAAACTAGGGAATGCTCAATTTCTCTCAGCCACCGAGGATCTTTCCGCGACTGCCACATCGCCATTGCAGTTGGTCGTTCTGAAATCTTTCGAACCCGCAGAGCGCTCGATCAGCCGGATTGATCGTATGGTCCTTGTCATTGGCCTTCTGGCTCTTCTTTCGGGCACCATGCTGATGATTGTTATTTCGCGGTTGGTGACACGTCCGCTCGAAGAGCTCTCTCGGAGTGTTCGCGCGTTTGGTTCAGGGGACGTCAAGCACCGTGTACCTCGCCACGGTACTCAAGAAGTGCGGCAGTTAAGCACAGCCTTCGCCAGCATGCGTAATGAAATTCAGAAAGCAAATCAGAAGGTGCTCGAATCCGAGCGGCTTGCGACAATAGGCCGAATGGCGAGTTCCGTTTCTCACGATCTCCGGCATTATCTCGCCGCGATCTTCGCCAATTCGGAGTTTCTCGCCTCTGATCGTCTTTCCGCAAAGGAGCGCACCGAAATCTTTGGAGACATCCGAACAGCCGTGAATGGCACAACGGACATGATTGAGTCACTGTTAATCTTCAGCCGGACCGGTACAAGTGTTAGGAGGCAGCCAGAGCTAATGGCAACTCTGGTCGAACGGGCGACGGCTCTGGTCCGGGCTCATCCTGATGCGGACGGGGTGACACTGACGACAAACTATGGCGAACCTACGGAAACTGCCGTCGTCGTAGATGGAAAGCAGATAGAGCGAGCCATATCGAATCTGCTACTCAACGCCTGCCAGTCTGTCCGCAATATAGGAGCCTCAGCCAAGGTTGTGATCGCGCTAGAGACACAAGAGCATCAAATTATCGTCAATGTAATAGACAACGGTCCGGGCGTTCCAGAGAAAATTCGCAAGAGTCTTTTCGACCCCTTCGTGAGTGAAGGAAAACACAAAGGTACAGGACTTGGACTTACGCTTGCGCACTGTATTGCCATCGAACACGGAGGGAACGTCGTTTTGCTTAGCAGCCGTCCTGGTGAGACGATCTTCCAGATGAAGGTGACACGCGAAGTTCCAATGCAGAATACACTCCCTGCGTCAGAAGATAACCGTCATGATCAGGTAATCCCAGATGAGAATGTGCGGACATAA
- a CDS encoding ATP-binding cassette domain-containing protein, translating into MSNQVSRHPVNNAAEVGDSTVFSGNLDIAIRLLRRRQRIALVLITLERIMVGFCDLAVAAAMYLLFLLLQGRPPVHQFWWAPKKTLYVAEITVILVLLRALMDLLSTRSIIHQIQKLCTDLLLRLTQGYNEMHWGRFVESNRSELSNHALYSAREAAEFYHRCIEFTAAVIIVAAMTAALVYQSPIAACGFAFALSAFYGFHQLFIRNRLQLAAENREISLRMLQKNLADIFSSGKEIRTYGNQAFFHNRIRGQAEQVAASSFRIKFLPQIASSIADQGAVLLFLCIIVAVQLRHGDARQLLSLLAFYFVLSRRMIPLISQISVIVGHIESSYENVRIVDTELNECHKYRACVSPVRQPDSGFVAQIKDVSFSFRKGTPILRNVNLLLREGETVVLHGPSGIGKSSLLNLIAGVSQPATGMIQVDRTSIAYVPQEIVLLDDSIRSNLLFGLPDKSKDELMRALSTAQLAGFVAAQPLGLETSVGDNGALFSGGQRQRLGLARAILRGAKLLLLDEATSALDAENERQILDNLSASGNAVLLVTHRVHTRAFGHRVFKLQGGCLIEEFPQLISDNEQPIIADIEC; encoded by the coding sequence GTGAGCAACCAAGTGTCTAGACATCCTGTCAATAATGCTGCCGAGGTTGGCGATTCTACTGTATTCAGTGGAAATTTGGACATAGCGATAAGGCTCTTAAGAAGACGGCAGCGGATTGCGCTTGTGCTGATAACCCTGGAGAGGATCATGGTTGGCTTCTGCGACCTTGCCGTTGCAGCAGCAATGTATCTGCTGTTTCTTTTATTACAAGGACGCCCACCAGTACATCAGTTCTGGTGGGCACCAAAGAAAACTCTTTACGTAGCTGAGATCACGGTTATTCTTGTTCTTCTTCGTGCCTTGATGGATCTGTTGTCGACACGCTCCATCATTCACCAGATACAGAAACTCTGTACAGATCTGCTTCTTCGGTTGACACAGGGCTATAACGAGATGCATTGGGGGCGGTTCGTTGAGTCCAACCGCAGTGAACTTTCGAACCACGCTCTTTACTCTGCGCGCGAAGCCGCCGAATTTTATCATCGCTGCATTGAGTTTACAGCGGCTGTAATAATCGTAGCCGCCATGACTGCAGCGCTTGTATACCAGAGCCCAATCGCGGCATGTGGATTTGCTTTTGCGCTTAGTGCATTTTATGGATTCCATCAACTGTTTATCCGGAACAGGCTTCAACTGGCAGCGGAAAATCGTGAGATATCGCTGCGTATGCTTCAGAAGAACTTGGCAGATATCTTCTCGTCGGGAAAGGAGATTCGCACTTACGGAAATCAGGCATTCTTTCATAACCGAATTCGAGGACAGGCAGAACAGGTAGCGGCCAGTAGTTTCCGTATCAAATTCCTTCCACAGATTGCGAGCAGCATAGCTGATCAAGGTGCAGTGCTGCTCTTCCTCTGTATTATTGTTGCCGTTCAGCTCCGTCATGGAGATGCACGTCAGTTGTTGTCGCTTCTGGCGTTTTATTTCGTACTTTCTCGGCGCATGATTCCCCTCATTAGCCAAATCTCAGTCATTGTTGGTCATATAGAAAGTTCTTACGAGAATGTACGGATAGTAGACACCGAATTGAATGAGTGCCATAAATACCGTGCATGCGTATCACCGGTTCGACAGCCCGACTCCGGCTTTGTCGCACAAATTAAAGACGTGAGTTTCTCTTTCCGCAAAGGTACGCCAATCTTACGAAATGTGAATCTTCTTTTGCGGGAGGGTGAGACGGTCGTACTTCACGGACCATCCGGAATTGGTAAAAGTTCTCTGCTCAACTTGATTGCTGGCGTATCGCAACCTGCAACGGGGATGATACAAGTTGACCGTACGAGTATCGCGTATGTACCACAGGAGATCGTGCTTCTAGACGATTCGATACGGAGCAACCTGCTGTTCGGACTACCGGATAAGAGTAAAGATGAGTTGATGAGAGCGCTTTCGACTGCACAATTGGCGGGATTTGTGGCAGCACAGCCGCTCGGGCTGGAAACAAGCGTAGGCGATAACGGAGCTTTATTTTCGGGTGGGCAGCGGCAAAGGCTGGGTCTTGCACGTGCTATATTGCGCGGAGCCAAGTTACTACTTCTAGATGAAGCTACCTCCGCACTGGACGCAGAGAACGAGCGACAAATACTCGATAATCTAAGTGCCTCCGGCAACGCAGTCTTACTTGTAACGCACCGCGTTCACACGCGGGCCTTTGGTCACCGGGTGTTCAAGCTTCAGGGAGGTTGTCTGATAGAAGAATTTCCTCAGTTGATATCAGATAATGAGCAGCCAATAATAGCCGACATCGAATGCTAG
- the ribB gene encoding 3,4-dihydroxy-2-butanone-4-phosphate synthase has translation MDTRFPFTDVQTAIEEIRTGRMVVVVDDEDRENEGDLTMAAEMITPEAINFMAKYGRGLICLAMTPERLDYLQLQPMSAQNTARFGTAFTESIDALGRGVTTGISAYDRAETIRCAIDPQACPSDLGRPGHVFPLRAQNGGVLVRAGQTEASVDLTRLAGLTPAGVICEIMNDDGTMARVPDLIDFCREHDLKMITVAELIRHRMAHERCVYRKGKAVLQTEFGEFSMIAYGSDLDEESHVALVHGDLSCSDEPTLVRMHTHCFAGDVFHASSCECASYIRISLQRIADEGRGALIYLHQNSLGFSFENDQGTNKMQFHREEENFTSPEYLRHIQREVGVGAQILLDLNLRRIHLLTNHPRRIAALEGYGIEIVEHSPISSNETRIRRSAPQIGVRISRPVETITNR, from the coding sequence ATGGATACACGCTTTCCGTTTACTGACGTCCAAACAGCTATCGAGGAGATCCGTACGGGACGAATGGTTGTGGTTGTTGATGATGAAGACCGCGAAAATGAAGGCGATCTCACCATGGCGGCGGAAATGATCACTCCGGAAGCAATCAATTTTATGGCCAAGTACGGCCGTGGGCTGATTTGCCTAGCGATGACCCCGGAGCGTCTGGATTATCTCCAGCTTCAGCCGATGAGCGCACAAAACACGGCACGTTTCGGCACTGCATTTACAGAGTCTATCGATGCTCTGGGGCGAGGTGTCACTACAGGCATCTCCGCCTACGACCGGGCCGAGACAATTCGATGTGCAATCGATCCTCAGGCATGTCCTTCCGACTTGGGCCGTCCAGGACATGTGTTTCCTCTCCGAGCACAAAACGGCGGAGTGCTCGTCCGTGCCGGGCAAACCGAGGCATCAGTGGACTTAACCCGGCTGGCCGGATTGACCCCTGCAGGTGTGATTTGCGAAATCATGAACGATGATGGGACTATGGCACGAGTGCCGGATCTTATAGATTTCTGCAGAGAGCATGACCTAAAGATGATCACAGTCGCGGAATTGATTCGCCACCGAATGGCCCATGAGCGCTGTGTCTATCGCAAAGGAAAAGCTGTTTTACAAACCGAGTTTGGCGAGTTCTCAATGATTGCTTACGGTTCCGATCTCGATGAAGAATCGCATGTGGCTTTGGTACATGGTGACCTAAGTTGCTCAGATGAGCCGACGTTGGTTCGAATGCACACTCATTGTTTTGCTGGAGATGTATTTCACGCTTCGTCGTGCGAATGCGCTTCTTATATTCGCATCTCCTTGCAACGAATTGCCGATGAAGGACGCGGAGCTCTGATATATCTGCATCAAAATTCGCTCGGGTTTTCGTTTGAAAACGACCAAGGTACTAATAAGATGCAATTCCACCGCGAAGAAGAAAATTTTACCAGCCCTGAGTATCTCCGACACATACAACGTGAAGTTGGAGTCGGAGCTCAGATTCTGCTCGACCTCAATCTTCGCCGTATCCATCTGCTAACCAATCATCCCCGCCGGATTGCCGCGCTCGAAGGTTACGGTATCGAGATTGTCGAGCATAGCCCAATCTCTTCGAACGAAACCCGCATCCGTCGAAGTGCACCGCAAATCGGAGTACGAATATCTCGACCAGTAGAGACCATAACAAATAGATGA
- a CDS encoding c-type cytochrome — protein sequence MKTITYAKHHFFIGNKNQKNPLPNTSQTWADGKEAFSHYCIACHGMDGQNTGVPFVDHISPPIPLLTSPEVQSYTDGQLKWIMDYGIRPSGMPGSKGTLSDDELWSIVVFLRHLPPAGSQGVPDIYTH from the coding sequence GTGAAGACTATAACTTACGCTAAGCATCACTTTTTCATCGGCAACAAAAATCAAAAGAACCCCTTGCCCAATACATCACAGACCTGGGCCGATGGAAAGGAAGCTTTTTCGCATTACTGCATTGCCTGCCATGGAATGGATGGCCAAAACACAGGTGTCCCCTTCGTTGATCACATATCCCCTCCCATTCCGCTGCTCACTTCTCCAGAAGTGCAGAGTTATACGGATGGACAGCTGAAGTGGATCATGGACTACGGAATTCGCCCCTCCGGAATGCCGGGTTCCAAAGGAACTCTGAGTGACGATGAACTATGGTCGATCGTGGTATTCCTACGTCATCTGCCACCTGCCGGCAGCCAGGGAGTACCGGATATTTACACGCACTGA
- a CDS encoding cupredoxin domain-containing protein: MKNKKRVREWTFCAAMLAFGIVYAQNRPETSQPAELRLRITSSLPGKHLAAPAVIWLEPLANTPALPFPPHSRYTLLQKNRIFFPHLQVIPAGSVVNFPNEDPFFHNVFSLFEGKRFDLGLYEAGSSKSVTFSKVGVSYIFCNIHPEMSAVVIALDTPLYAAADTQDSVLLRGIPPGDYKLHVWIESVPQSFLEGLSRPIHISTHMVDLGVINAPIAGAGTIPHSNMYGKAYTPDARSTY, from the coding sequence TTGAAGAACAAAAAGAGAGTCAGAGAATGGACGTTCTGCGCTGCAATGTTGGCGTTCGGGATTGTGTACGCTCAGAATCGCCCTGAAACAAGCCAACCTGCGGAATTGCGCCTTCGCATTACCTCTTCCCTGCCCGGGAAGCATCTCGCTGCACCGGCTGTAATCTGGCTGGAGCCGCTGGCAAATACGCCCGCCCTTCCTTTCCCGCCTCACAGTCGTTACACCCTACTCCAAAAGAACCGCATATTTTTCCCCCACCTTCAGGTGATTCCTGCTGGCAGCGTGGTTAACTTTCCAAATGAAGACCCGTTCTTTCATAACGTCTTCTCGCTCTTCGAAGGTAAGCGATTCGATTTGGGCCTCTACGAGGCCGGCTCAAGTAAGTCGGTAACTTTTTCAAAGGTAGGTGTTTCCTATATCTTCTGCAATATTCATCCGGAGATGAGTGCTGTCGTCATAGCTCTCGATACCCCACTTTACGCAGCGGCTGACACACAAGATTCAGTTCTGCTTCGCGGTATCCCACCCGGAGACTATAAATTACATGTGTGGATTGAGAGCGTACCTCAGTCTTTCCTTGAAGGCTTAAGTCGTCCTATACATATTTCTACTCATATGGTCGACCTCGGAGTGATTAATGCTCCCATAGCCGGTGCCGGAACCATACCCCACTCCAACATGTATGGTAAAGCCTACACTCCAGATGCCCGATCAACCTATTGA
- a CDS encoding c-type cytochrome, with protein sequence MTRIQLVMVECLALAATAVTGQTKSPPQQQHPPLSTKAVHAVNPDRGQQVFKQNCSRCHNAPEGFSSGISGTIVRHMRVRANLSEADYEALLRFLNP encoded by the coding sequence ATGACGCGCATCCAGCTAGTTATGGTGGAATGTCTTGCACTTGCAGCAACTGCCGTCACAGGTCAGACGAAGAGTCCGCCTCAGCAGCAGCATCCTCCCCTCTCTACCAAGGCCGTGCATGCCGTCAATCCAGATCGGGGACAACAGGTTTTTAAGCAGAATTGCTCCCGATGCCACAATGCGCCAGAAGGCTTCTCGTCGGGCATTTCCGGTACGATCGTCAGGCACATGCGTGTACGCGCCAACCTTAGTGAGGCAGATTACGAGGCTCTTTTACGGTTTCTTAATCCCTAG
- a CDS encoding cupredoxin domain-containing protein gives MKKKFLLLTLAIGALTVASLPVLQAQTQIAPQRIVITAKRFSYNPEEITLKKGQPVVLVLKSVDVAHGLRFRDLNVTVKVKAGGTAEVKFTPDKTGDFIAHCSVFCGSGHGSMSLKLHVVD, from the coding sequence ATGAAAAAGAAGTTCTTGCTCCTAACACTAGCCATAGGAGCACTAACAGTAGCTTCATTGCCAGTTCTGCAGGCTCAGACGCAGATCGCACCCCAACGAATTGTGATTACCGCTAAACGGTTTTCCTATAATCCTGAAGAAATTACTCTGAAAAAAGGGCAGCCGGTGGTGCTCGTATTAAAGAGTGTGGATGTTGCTCACGGGCTTCGTTTTCGCGATCTCAATGTCACTGTCAAGGTTAAAGCGGGTGGCACAGCAGAGGTGAAGTTTACGCCGGACAAGACCGGAGATTTTATCGCTCATTGTTCCGTATTTTGCGGCTCAGGTCATGGTTCTATGAGTTTGAAGCTGCACGTGGTGGATTAG